The genome window AACCGGCGCCAAGGAACCGAACTGGCAGGCGGGTGTTGAAGGAAGTCTTTCCACCTTCATGGCAAGCGTGGTCATGTCCGATATGCTGCTGGGATGCGGTTTCCTGCACGGCAGCCGCATCTGGTCCTATGCCGAGATGATGATGGATTGCGAGATATTCTCGATCATCCACAAAATGATGCAGGGCATCGTTGTAGACGACGAGACGCTCGCACTGGACGCCATCGCTGCCGTCGGCCCCGGCGGGCATTATCTCGCCCAAAAACATACAAAAAAACACATGCGTGAATTATTCCTCCCGCAGTTCCTGGACCGCCGTCCATACTCAGAGTGGGAGGCCAGGAAGGACGATGCCCGTGATTGGGCAGTGAACAAGGCCCGCAGAATATTGAAGGAACATCAACCGGACCCGCTGGATGAAAAGATCACAAGGGAGTTCGACGGGATCATCAAGTCGGTTGAGAAATAGTTGAAAAGTACAGGGTCTCCAAACCATAACGTATTGCACGCATCAAAGAACTCTTCGCCAAAGAGAAGAAAATCTTAATTTAGAGGTGTCTTATGCAACCCAAACTCACACTCCTTAACGACGAGTTGATTGCCCGCATTCTGGACGAGGCCTATCAACTATTGTTGAAACCCGGCATAAAAGTGAACAATGATGAAGCAAGGGACTTGCTCGCATCCGCCGGCGCACAAGTGCATCCTGAAACGAACGTTGTGAGGATTCCAGAACAGATCGTCCACAAGGCGCTGGAAACCGTCCCTCGCGAGTTTTATCTTTATGATTACGAGGGCAGCCCAACGGTCAAATACGGAGGCGATGCCGTGCACTTCGACCCGGGCTCATCAGGTATCGCCATGCTCAACCCGGAAACATTGGAGCATGATACGACCGAAACACCGCACTTGATTCGGCTGCTGAAAGTGGCCGAGCAACTGCCGCAGTACGATGCGCAGTCCACTGCAGTGGTTTGCCATGACGTGCCGCAAACGATCCAAGATTCATACCGCCTGTACCTGGCGCTGATCTACTCAAGGAAACCGATCGTTACGGGCGCGTTTACGAATAAAACCGTCAGCGAAATGATCGACATGCTGGCCATCCTTGCCGGTGGACATGACGCATCCCGCACAAAGCCGCGCGCCATCTTCGATGTTTGCCCCGCGCCGCCCCTCATTTGGAGCAATTTCGGCGCAGGCAATTTGATCGCACTGGCACGGGCGGGGATTCCTGCCGAGATCGTTTCCGTCCCATTATCGGGAGCGGCGGCTCCAGTCACCATGCTCGGCACGGTCACCCAGCACGCAGCAGAATGCCTCGCCGGCATCACGATCCATCAACTTGCAAAGGCAGGCTCCCCCATCGTCTGGGGCGGCGCCGCGGCGATCTTCGACATGCGCAAGGGCGCCACCCCCATGGGCGCAGTCGAAACCGCCATGCTTGATTGCTCGTATGCGCAGGTTGCAAAATCGCTTGGGATGCCCACGCACACTTATCTTGGCGCGACCGATTCGAAACTCGTGGACGCGCAGGCGGGCATGGAAAGCGGCATCACCGCCATGATCGGCGCATTAAGCGGCATCAACATGATCTCCGGCTCCGGCATGCTGGATTTCCTCTCCTGCCATAGTGCGGAAAAACTCGTCGTGGATGCAGAAGGCATCTCCATGGCAAAGCGCATGCTGACAGGCGTAAAGATCCACACAGAAACGCTGGCCACCGGTTTTTACGATGACAAGATCAACTTCAAAGGCGGCGATTTCCTCAAGCAGAAGATCACCATGCAGCTCTTTCGCGAGGAACAGCACCTGCCGAGCAATGTCATCGACCGTGCTTCCATGCGAGACTGGAAACAAGCGGGCTCACTGGACACCTATGAGCGCGCAAAAGTGATGGTAAAGGAATTGCTCGCCTCCTACCGCCGGCCTGAAATTAACACTGCCAAAATAAGTGAACTCCACACGTTCATGCTGGACCTCGCCAAAAAGGCGGGTCTTGAACAATTACCCGCGCTAGAGGATTACCAACCCGCATAACATCTCTGCCTGCCCGGGTGATTGCCAAATTCATAAAAGTTAAGTTGTAACGAGTGGCAAACTTGCAGATCGTTACCCGCATCCCATGAATCAACCACCCAGGAGTCGCATGATGCAACCCAAACTGTCCCTGTTAGACGATGAACTGATCGCCCGGATCATTGAGGAAGCGTACCAATTGATGCTCAAGCCGGGCATCAAAGTACAGAATGCCGAAGCAAGGGAACTGCTTGCCGAGGCAGGCGCACAAGTGGACGAAGAGACGCTGGTCGTCCGCCTCCCTGCCCAGATCGTCAGGAAGGCGCTGGAAACTGTTCCCCGCCAGTTCCATCTGTATGATTACGACGGCAACCCCAAGGTCCAGTACGGAGGCGATGCGGTTCATTTCGATCCCGGCTCCTCTGGGATTTCCGTCCTCATTCCGGAGACGATGGAACACAAGACGGCCGAAACCGCGGATCTGATTCGCCTTTTGAAAGTCGCGGAAAGCCTGCCACAATACGATGCGCAGTCCACAGCGGTGGTATGTCATGATGTGCCAAAGGACCTGCATGACCTGTATCGTTTGTATCTCGTCATGTTGTATTCAAAAAAGCCGATCGTCACGGGCGCATTCACCAACACAACCGTACACCACATGATCGACATGCTTGCCATCTTTGCCGGCGGGCGCGAAAACCTGCGTGAACATCCACGTGCCATATTTGATGCATGTCCATCCCCGCCATTGATCTGGTCGAACTTTGGCGCAGGCAATCTGATAACCCTGGCACGCGCAGGCGTGCCGGCTGAAATTGTATCCATGCCATTGGCTGGCGCCGCCGCCCCCGTGACACTGCTCGGCGCGGTCACACAGCATGCGGCGGAATGCCTGTCCGGCATCACCATTCATCAACTTGCGCACGCGGGCTCGCCCATCGTCTGGGGCGGGGCGCCATCCATTTTCGACATGCGCAAGGGCGGCACACCGTTTGGTTCTGTTGAAACCGCGATGATCGATTCGTCCTACGCGCAGGTTGGAAAGTCCCTCGGCCTGCCGACACACGCCTATCTCGGCGCGACCGAGTCGAAAATTTTGGATATGCAGGCAGGCCTCGAAAGCGGCATGGGAGCATTGGTCGGTGCGTTGAGCGGCATCAACATGATCTCCGGCTCCGGCATGCTTGATTCACTGCTCTGTCAAAGCCCGGAAAAACTCGTTGTGGATGCGGAAAGCATCGCCATGGCCAAGCGCATGGTGCAGGGCATGAAGATCCAGACCGAAACGCTTGCCACGGGTTTTTATGAAGGTGTCAACTTCAAAGGCGGTGACTTTCTAAAGCAAAGGATCACCATGCAGCTCTTCCAAAAGGAACAGCACATGCCGGGCAAGGTGATCGACCGCGACTCGATGCGCGGCTGGAAGGAATCAGGATCGTTGGACACCTTCACCCGCGCAAGAAACCGCGTGACGGAAATCCTCGCCTCCTATACCCGCCCCGGGCTTGATCCCGCCAAAGAGGCGGAACTCCACGCCTATGTTTTGGATCTCGCAAAAAAAGCAGGCATGAAGCAATTGCCAATGATGGAGGATTTTCAATTTGCATAAAAAGGTCGATCTTGCTCAACTTCTGCGCATTCCTCACGTCGATAACAGCCTGCCATTTGACATCTCACCCGACGGAAGGCAGGCCGCTTTTTCATGGAACAAATCCGGCAAATGGGAATTGTACGAAATCTCAGTGCGGGAGGATGAGCCGCAAATCAGATTGTATGGAGCAATAGCGCAAATCCAGGGATCAAAATTTGCGCCCAAATATTCCCCGGACAGCTCCATGATCGCCTTTGCACTGGACATTGACGGGAGCGAGTCGTATCACATCGTCGTCCACGATATTAAGAACAACGCAACAACTGATCTCACCCCTCGAATTATCCACGCACACCAGCCGAATATCGCCTGGTCTCCGGACGGAAAAATGCTGGCAGTACTCTCCGATGCGAAGGGACAGTTCGCGTTATACCTGCTTCCTGTGGATGGAAGCGGTCCACGGCTGCTGAGAAACATATTCCATCCATGCTGGGACGCAGTTTGGTCGCCGGATGGACAATGGATCGCAGTCGAGTCCGAATCCACGGCAAGCGACCGAAGTATTCATGTTGTGCCCGTCAACCGTCGGCGCAAAGGCGTAAAGGCAAATACGGTCCAGTTGAAGATCGGCGGCAAAGTCTTGAATGCACAGCATCCTGCATGGTCACCAGACTCGAAGTCCCTGGCTTTCTCCGCTGAGCGGGATGAATGGTACGACATAGGCTTGTTCAACGTCGAAACCCAGGAGATCGCCTGGATCAATCAATCCGTGGGGGATGACACACAGCCCGCGTGGTCGCAGGGCGGGGAACTCATCGGGTGGATTCATTCCGAGGGAGCACGAACCAGCCTTCAGATCAGGAAAGGAGGCGGTGAACTTCGCCAAATCAAAGTTGGAGATGGCGTCCATGCATTTCCGCAGTTCGTATCCGATGGGATCATCCTTGTCTATGAGGATGTCAATCATCCGCCTGATTTATGGAAGATGCATTTCGAAAGCGGAGAAGCCAAGCAGCTCACGAAGTGGTTGGATGAAAAATTAAATTTTGTGCAGCCCGAAGAAATTTCATATGCAGGTTTGGACGGTACGCAAGTGCCCGCGCTGTTGTATCGCGCAGGGAATGAGCGCGCAGTGCTGGATATTCATGGCGGACCGAACTGGCATTTCTCGTTCGGGTGGAATCCGTTCATGAGTTATATGGCGGCGGGTGGCTGGACGGTGCTCGCGCCGAATTATCGCGGCTCAACGGGGTACGGCAAGGCGTGGCAGAATGCCAGCCGTTACGACATGGGCGGCTTGGACAATGATGATTGCGCGGCGGGGGCGAAGTATTTGTTGAAGAATGGGCTTGCAAAAAAAGTTGCAGTGACAGGGCGCAGTCACGGCGGATATTTGACGATGACCTGCCTGACGACGCACCCTGAATTGTTTGCCGGTGGTTCGGCGGTCGTGCCGTTTTTGAATTGGTTCAAGTCACACAAGGATTCGCGTGAAGACCTGCAACATTGGAACATCGAAAACATGGGCGATCCTGAAGAGAACCGGGAATTATGGATTGCGCGGTCGCCGTATTTCTTTTTGGACAGGGTCAATGCACCCGTACAATTGATCTGCGGCGGGAACGATCCGCGCTGCCCCTCATCGGATTCGCTGGAGGCGCGTGATAAACTCATTCAACTTGGAAAAGAAGTTGAGTTTTTGCTTTACAAGGGCGAAGGCCATTCGTTTTTGAATATTAATAATGTGATCGATTCAGAGACAAAACGTGTGGAGTTTTTGGAGAAGGTGTTGAGAGATTAGCCACAAAGGAACACAAAGGGTCACACGTGTGCCTGCGCACAGTGCAGGCAAAGGATTTCAAGTTGTTTCCTTCGTGCTCCTTCGTGACACTTCGTGGTGAAAAAATTTTTAGAGGAGAATCTATGCAGCCACTAAAGTTTTTATCAGACGAAGATATACAAGCAATGCACGAAGCAACCATGCAAGTGTTGCATGAGGCGGGTGTTTTTTGGACGCACAAACCAAGTTTGGATATTTTGCAAGGCGCTGGGTGTATTGTAAAGGATAATCGCGTCTTCTTCCCGCCTGACCTTGTGATGGATTCAATTGCAAAGGCGAACAAACGCCCCGTCATCCGCGGGCGCAATGGACAGGTTAATGAGTTGGGCAACGGCACATTGTACTTTCACAATCTTGGCGGCGCGCGGGATGTGTATGATGCACGAACCGACACCCGCCGCGTGGCAACTGTACAAGATTGTACCGATGCCGTGCGTCTATTGGATGCGCTGCCCAATTGCAATACGGTCACACCCTTCTTCACGCCGCCAGATGTCAGCAATGAAATGCTGTCCCTGCACATGTACCGCCATGCGCTTTCGAATACGGTCAAGCCTGTTCAGGGACCTGGCATCCAATTCGGACATGAAGTGCGCCTTGCCGTGGAAATGGCAACTGTGGCGGGAACAAAGCCCGAAGAATTGACTCTTTCTCTTTCACCCGTCAGCCCATTGACGATGCACGATATTGCCGCCGAAGCGATCATGGAAATGGCAAAATACGGTGTGATCCATGCCAACCTGCCCTGCCCCACAGGCGGCGCGACTTCGCCGATGACCATCACGGGCAGTATCGTGCAACAGAGCGCCGAGTCGCTCGCTCCGCTGGTGCTGGCGCAGATCATCAACCCTGGCTGTGGTTTCGTCTATTGCGGAAGGCTTGGGATGTTGGAACCGCGCACGGGTCTGATCTGGGGTGGCGTGGAGTTGGGTTTATCGTCTGCCGCCACGGTTCAACTCGGGCATCATTACGGGTTCAGTGTCAATGTTTATGGATTCTCAACCAATGCCCACACACTCGATGCGCAGAACGCCTTCGAGCGCGGACTCAACGCCGCCATCCCCGCTCTGGCTGGGGCTGATGAACTCTCGGGCATCGGCGAAATGGAAGCGGGAGTGATGGGCTCCTTTGCCCAAATGGTATTGGACAATGAATTGGCCAGCAGTGTGCAGCGTCTGCGCAAAGGACTTTCGGCAGACGCGGGACATCTCGCCGTGAACATTATTCTGGATGTAATGAACGGCACGCGCAACTTCCTTGGGCAGAAGCACACCCTGAAACACCTGCGCGGCGGCGAACTTGCGCTGACAAAGCTTGCCGAACGCAACTCCTGGGAAACATGGGAGGAAAAACTCAACCGCAAGCAAATGGCAGATTATGCCGTTGATGAAGCCGAGCGCATCCTGCGCGAACATGTTGTCCCGCCATTGGACGCTGCGCAGGAAGCGGAATTGGATAAAATTCTCGCAGCGGCAGAGCGGGAGACGGTGAAGAAAAAATAATTACAAAACCTGGTGGTCGAGTAGGGCTGAGTTAAACGAAGCCCGTATCGAGACCATACGTTAACTAAAATGATTTCAATAACAGGTGGTCTCGATACACCGCTCGAAGATCACTCACGGCTACTCGATCACCGAACAAGGAGAAACTATGATCAAACAGGCACATGCAATTTCAGAGGAACTGATCGAATGGCGGCGGGATTTCCACATGCATCCGGAAACAGGTTTTGACGTCCACCGCACGGCGGGAATCGTCGCGGACGAATTGGAGAAGATGGGATACCGGGTCAGGCGCGGGGTGGGAAAGACCGGTGTCGTCGCAGAGATCGGCGAGGGCGGCAAAATGGTCGCCATCCGTGCTGATATGGATGCACTTCCGATCTTCGAGCAAAACGAAACAGAATATGTCTCTAAGAACGAAGGCAAAATGCACGCCTGTGGACACGACTCGCATACAGCAATGGCGCTGGGCGCCGCACAGATCCTTGCAAAGAAAAAAATAAATGGACGCGTGCGCTTTTTATTCCAACCGTGCGAAGAAACCGCAGACGACGAGGGAAAAAGCGGCGCGCAACGCATGTTCACCGAAGGCGCAGTGGACGGCGTGGATTACGTCATTGCCCAGCACGTGGACCCGACCAGCCCGGTGGGAACGATCCGCATCAACGAAGGTCCCAGCGGCGGCGGCGTGGATTCGTTCGCTGCCACCATCAAAGGCAAGGGAGGTCATGGGGCGTATCCGCATAAATCCATGGATCCATTCGCCATGCTCGCGCATGTCATCATGGGCATCAACTCGATCATCCCGCGCAGGCTGGACCCATTCGAGCCTGCGGTCATCAGCATCGGCGCGGTCCATGGCGGATTTACGGAAAACGTCATCCCTGACCAAGTGGAAATGAAAGGCACGATCCGTTTCACTTCACTGGATGTTCAGAAAATACTCCGTCAGGAAGTGACCCGGGTTTTTGAGATCGTCAAAACGCTTGGCGGCGATTATGAACTGGACTTCCTGTTCGGAGGCCTGCCGCTGATCAATGACAAACATGTTGCGGAAGTCATCGAAAAGGTCGGGAGGGATCTGCTCGGGAAGGACAAAGTACACCCGATGCACAAGACGCTCGGGGCGGAAGACTTTCCTGAATTCCTTAAGAATGCGCCGGGCGCGATGTACACACTCGGCACAAAAATCGAAGGGCGTGAAGTGTACGAACTTCATCACCCCAAGTTCGATCTGGATGAGCGCGCCTTGCCGGTCGGCACGGCGGTATTGGCCGAGACAGCCTTGAGGTTTTTAAAATCTTAAAATCACTGCGGGCGATTGCCGCGAAGCAGACTCCTGCGCCATCGGATCGCTTCGCCCAGCGGAACGCGCCTCGCAATGACATAATCAAAATCGGAGGGCATCTATGCATACCATATTAAAGTCAAAAAGCAGGGAAGTCATGATTGGGTTCGACAAACCATTCGTAGTCATCGGCGAAAAACTCAACCCGACGGGTATAAAAAAACTCGGGCAGGCACTTGTCGAACGCAATATGGAGTACGTCAAACAGCTTGCCAAACGCCAGGTGGATTGGGGCGCGGATGTCCTGGATGTGAACGTCGGTCATCCGCAGATCGAGGAGGCGGAGGTCATGCCACTGGTCGTGGAAGCCGTGCTGTCTGTGACGGATGTCCCGCTGTGCATCGACTCCAACGAACCAAGGATTCTCGAAGCAGGCCTGAACGCCATTAAAGGCGGCAAGCCGCTGGTGAACTCTGTCAACGGGGAGGAGAAGCAGCTGGCGACGGTCCTGCCCATCGTCAGGGAAAGAGGCGCAGCCGTCATCGGATTGGCGATTGGCGATGACGGCATCCCGCCCACCGCGGAAGGACGCCTCGCCGCGGCAGGGAAGATCATCGAACGCGCCGCAAAAATCGGGATCCCCATCGAAGACATCATCATCGACCCGCTGGTGATGACAGTCGGTCACGACAGCAAGGCGGCGATGGTGACGCTCAAAACGATTGAATTGGTGCGGAAGGAATTTGGTGTAAACATCAGCTTGGGCGCAAGCAATGTGTCGTTTGGTTTGCCGGACCGCCACTCGGTCAATGCGGCACTCCTCGCAATTGCGATGCAAACAGGGGCAACCTGCTCCATCACCGACCCAATCAGGCTGGGCAGCGCCATCCGCGCGACGGACCTGCTCTTGGGAAGGGACGCCAATTCCATGCGCTATCTCAAATACTTCCGCGCCACGGAGAAATTACGCGAGGCGGAAGCAGCTGCAAAGCAGTAATCGTCAACCTGGTGGTCCTTAAAGAGGCGGTAATAAACTGCCTCTTTTTGTTATCTTAATCTGCAAAGGACCTTGGAAATGAGAAAAACCTTATTCGTATTAACCTGTATTGTTTTAATGATATCCGCGTGCATGACGCAGGTGGCAGCGCCAACAAGCCTGCCGGCCCCTGTTTTGGAAACACCCGCCAGTACGGAAACCCTTCTTCCAACCACCATCCAAGAGATTGCCCCATCCACACCACTGCCAAGTGCAACACCCGTTTCCCACCCGATGAGCATCATCGCCATGCGGAATGGTGATTACCCCGGCAGTGAGGTGGCCATCGTCCGCGAACTGGACCGCGGCTCAAATTACGGCCGATATTATGCATATTATCTTTCAGAGGGATTGAAGATCTACGCCCTGCTGACCATTCCCAACAGCGCGCCGCCTGAAGGCGGCTTCCCGGCCATTGTTTTCAATCACGGCTACATCCCGCCAAATGTCTATCGCACCACGGAGAGATATCTCGCCTACGTGGACGAACTCGCCAAGGCGGGCTACGTTGTCTTTCGCATTGACTATCGCGGACACGACCGCTCTGAAGGAGAACCCTCCGGCGCGTACGGCAATCCTGGTTATCAGATCGACGTGCTGAATGCGGTTGCGGCGATCAAGCTGCTGCCCAAGGTAAACGCGGATAAGGTCGGCATGTGGGGACATTCGATGGGCGGCTATCTCACCCTGCGCACGATGGTTATTTCCAACGATATAAAAGCCGGCGTGATCTGGGCGGGCGTGGTCGCTTCATATCCGGAAATGCTGTACAACTGGCGGCGCGTAGGGTCGTTCACGCCATCGCCAAGTTCGCGCGGCATCGGCTGGCGTTCGGGCTGGATCGAACAGTTCGGCACACCGGAGCAAAATCCCGTTTTCTGGGATTCGGTATCGGCGAACTCACATCTTGCCGATCTCTCCGGACCTTTGCAACTGCACCATGGAACCAATGACGAGGACGTCCCTGTGGAATTTTCCATCCGCCTTGCCGAACAGGCCCGGGCTGTGAACCAAATCGCCGATCTATATATCTACGAAGGCGACAACCACAACATCTCGAAATACTTTTCCACCGCCATGAAACGGACGATTGAATTCTTCGACACGTATTTGAAATGATTACTTTAGCGTGGTACGCAGCTGGCGGATGTGCCCGGGCGTTGTGCCGCAGCACC of Anaerolineales bacterium contains these proteins:
- a CDS encoding trimethylamine methyltransferase family protein; amino-acid sequence: MQPKLTLLNDELIARILDEAYQLLLKPGIKVNNDEARDLLASAGAQVHPETNVVRIPEQIVHKALETVPREFYLYDYEGSPTVKYGGDAVHFDPGSSGIAMLNPETLEHDTTETPHLIRLLKVAEQLPQYDAQSTAVVCHDVPQTIQDSYRLYLALIYSRKPIVTGAFTNKTVSEMIDMLAILAGGHDASRTKPRAIFDVCPAPPLIWSNFGAGNLIALARAGIPAEIVSVPLSGAAAPVTMLGTVTQHAAECLAGITIHQLAKAGSPIVWGGAAAIFDMRKGATPMGAVETAMLDCSYAQVAKSLGMPTHTYLGATDSKLVDAQAGMESGITAMIGALSGINMISGSGMLDFLSCHSAEKLVVDAEGISMAKRMLTGVKIHTETLATGFYDDKINFKGGDFLKQKITMQLFREEQHLPSNVIDRASMRDWKQAGSLDTYERAKVMVKELLASYRRPEINTAKISELHTFMLDLAKKAGLEQLPALEDYQPA
- a CDS encoding trimethylamine methyltransferase family protein; this encodes MNQPPRSRMMQPKLSLLDDELIARIIEEAYQLMLKPGIKVQNAEARELLAEAGAQVDEETLVVRLPAQIVRKALETVPRQFHLYDYDGNPKVQYGGDAVHFDPGSSGISVLIPETMEHKTAETADLIRLLKVAESLPQYDAQSTAVVCHDVPKDLHDLYRLYLVMLYSKKPIVTGAFTNTTVHHMIDMLAIFAGGRENLREHPRAIFDACPSPPLIWSNFGAGNLITLARAGVPAEIVSMPLAGAAAPVTLLGAVTQHAAECLSGITIHQLAHAGSPIVWGGAPSIFDMRKGGTPFGSVETAMIDSSYAQVGKSLGLPTHAYLGATESKILDMQAGLESGMGALVGALSGINMISGSGMLDSLLCQSPEKLVVDAESIAMAKRMVQGMKIQTETLATGFYEGVNFKGGDFLKQRITMQLFQKEQHMPGKVIDRDSMRGWKESGSLDTFTRARNRVTEILASYTRPGLDPAKEAELHAYVLDLAKKAGMKQLPMMEDFQFA
- a CDS encoding S9 family peptidase, producing the protein MHKKVDLAQLLRIPHVDNSLPFDISPDGRQAAFSWNKSGKWELYEISVREDEPQIRLYGAIAQIQGSKFAPKYSPDSSMIAFALDIDGSESYHIVVHDIKNNATTDLTPRIIHAHQPNIAWSPDGKMLAVLSDAKGQFALYLLPVDGSGPRLLRNIFHPCWDAVWSPDGQWIAVESESTASDRSIHVVPVNRRRKGVKANTVQLKIGGKVLNAQHPAWSPDSKSLAFSAERDEWYDIGLFNVETQEIAWINQSVGDDTQPAWSQGGELIGWIHSEGARTSLQIRKGGGELRQIKVGDGVHAFPQFVSDGIILVYEDVNHPPDLWKMHFESGEAKQLTKWLDEKLNFVQPEEISYAGLDGTQVPALLYRAGNERAVLDIHGGPNWHFSFGWNPFMSYMAAGGWTVLAPNYRGSTGYGKAWQNASRYDMGGLDNDDCAAGAKYLLKNGLAKKVAVTGRSHGGYLTMTCLTTHPELFAGGSAVVPFLNWFKSHKDSREDLQHWNIENMGDPEENRELWIARSPYFFLDRVNAPVQLICGGNDPRCPSSDSLEARDKLIQLGKEVEFLLYKGEGHSFLNINNVIDSETKRVEFLEKVLRD
- a CDS encoding trimethylamine methyltransferase family protein, with product MQPLKFLSDEDIQAMHEATMQVLHEAGVFWTHKPSLDILQGAGCIVKDNRVFFPPDLVMDSIAKANKRPVIRGRNGQVNELGNGTLYFHNLGGARDVYDARTDTRRVATVQDCTDAVRLLDALPNCNTVTPFFTPPDVSNEMLSLHMYRHALSNTVKPVQGPGIQFGHEVRLAVEMATVAGTKPEELTLSLSPVSPLTMHDIAAEAIMEMAKYGVIHANLPCPTGGATSPMTITGSIVQQSAESLAPLVLAQIINPGCGFVYCGRLGMLEPRTGLIWGGVELGLSSAATVQLGHHYGFSVNVYGFSTNAHTLDAQNAFERGLNAAIPALAGADELSGIGEMEAGVMGSFAQMVLDNELASSVQRLRKGLSADAGHLAVNIILDVMNGTRNFLGQKHTLKHLRGGELALTKLAERNSWETWEEKLNRKQMADYAVDEAERILREHVVPPLDAAQEAELDKILAAAERETVKKK
- a CDS encoding M20 family metallopeptidase, with protein sequence MIKQAHAISEELIEWRRDFHMHPETGFDVHRTAGIVADELEKMGYRVRRGVGKTGVVAEIGEGGKMVAIRADMDALPIFEQNETEYVSKNEGKMHACGHDSHTAMALGAAQILAKKKINGRVRFLFQPCEETADDEGKSGAQRMFTEGAVDGVDYVIAQHVDPTSPVGTIRINEGPSGGGVDSFAATIKGKGGHGAYPHKSMDPFAMLAHVIMGINSIIPRRLDPFEPAVISIGAVHGGFTENVIPDQVEMKGTIRFTSLDVQKILRQEVTRVFEIVKTLGGDYELDFLFGGLPLINDKHVAEVIEKVGRDLLGKDKVHPMHKTLGAEDFPEFLKNAPGAMYTLGTKIEGREVYELHHPKFDLDERALPVGTAVLAETALRFLKS
- a CDS encoding dihydropteroate synthase — translated: MHTILKSKSREVMIGFDKPFVVIGEKLNPTGIKKLGQALVERNMEYVKQLAKRQVDWGADVLDVNVGHPQIEEAEVMPLVVEAVLSVTDVPLCIDSNEPRILEAGLNAIKGGKPLVNSVNGEEKQLATVLPIVRERGAAVIGLAIGDDGIPPTAEGRLAAAGKIIERAAKIGIPIEDIIIDPLVMTVGHDSKAAMVTLKTIELVRKEFGVNISLGASNVSFGLPDRHSVNAALLAIAMQTGATCSITDPIRLGSAIRATDLLLGRDANSMRYLKYFRATEKLREAEAAAKQ
- a CDS encoding alpha/beta fold hydrolase codes for the protein MRKTLFVLTCIVLMISACMTQVAAPTSLPAPVLETPASTETLLPTTIQEIAPSTPLPSATPVSHPMSIIAMRNGDYPGSEVAIVRELDRGSNYGRYYAYYLSEGLKIYALLTIPNSAPPEGGFPAIVFNHGYIPPNVYRTTERYLAYVDELAKAGYVVFRIDYRGHDRSEGEPSGAYGNPGYQIDVLNAVAAIKLLPKVNADKVGMWGHSMGGYLTLRTMVISNDIKAGVIWAGVVASYPEMLYNWRRVGSFTPSPSSRGIGWRSGWIEQFGTPEQNPVFWDSVSANSHLADLSGPLQLHHGTNDEDVPVEFSIRLAEQARAVNQIADLYIYEGDNHNISKYFSTAMKRTIEFFDTYLK